The following are from one region of the Paenibacillus sp. KS-LC4 genome:
- a CDS encoding ketoacyl-ACP synthase III, which yields MTISTLVHSHATVTAIGTYVPDRILSNQDLEKLVDTSDEWILKRTGIRERRIASKEQYASDLAIEAVRDLINRYNKTVQDVDYIILATSTPDSFVPSVASRVQAFFGMQNCGAADLQAACAGFTSALQMANGLLLSKLCRKILIIGTETLSRATDYTDRTTCILFGDGAGAMLVETTDPTSSPGDILASNASTDGEQGHQVYRSSLAPHIGSFELSQNSMLVQNGKEVYRWALSRVAAGIQELLDGSGYTAQTIDWFVPHNANQRIIDALSERVGFAAQQALSSIEHYGNTSAASIPLALDAAVKDGRVQPGHLLLLYGFGGGLTQAGVIMRWSI from the coding sequence ATGACCATTTCCACACTTGTTCATTCCCATGCAACAGTAACGGCTATTGGCACTTATGTACCTGATCGCATTTTAAGCAATCAAGATTTGGAGAAGCTTGTCGACACCTCGGATGAATGGATATTGAAGCGCACTGGCATCCGTGAGCGACGAATCGCCTCGAAAGAACAATATGCGAGTGATTTAGCCATTGAAGCCGTTCGCGATTTGATCAACCGATATAATAAAACCGTGCAAGATGTCGACTACATTATCCTAGCTACCTCTACACCGGATTCGTTCGTCCCAAGTGTAGCTTCCCGTGTGCAGGCCTTTTTCGGCATGCAGAACTGCGGAGCTGCTGATTTGCAAGCCGCATGTGCCGGCTTCACTTCCGCCCTGCAAATGGCAAACGGCCTATTGCTCTCCAAGCTATGCCGCAAAATTTTAATCATTGGCACTGAAACCCTTTCGCGTGCTACAGATTATACAGACCGAACAACCTGCATTTTATTCGGCGATGGCGCAGGTGCCATGCTCGTTGAAACGACCGATCCCACATCTTCTCCGGGCGACATTCTGGCTTCAAATGCAAGCACCGATGGCGAGCAGGGTCATCAAGTATACCGCAGCAGCCTGGCGCCGCACATTGGCAGCTTCGAGCTTTCTCAGAACAGCATGCTCGTCCAGAATGGCAAGGAAGTGTACCGATGGGCATTAAGCCGCGTAGCAGCAGGCATTCAAGAACTGCTGGACGGCAGCGGGTACACCGCCCAGACGATTGACTGGTTCGTTCCGCACAATGCCAATCAGCGTATAATTGATGCTTTAAGCGAGCGTGTCGGATTTGCTGCCCAGCAGGCGCTGTCCAGCATTGAGCATTATGGCAATACCTCTGCCGCCTCTATTCCGCTGGCGCTCGATGCAGCCGTTAAAGACGGCAGAGTGCAGCCGGGACATCTGCTGCTGCTGTACGGCTTTGGCGGCGGACTTACGCAAGCTGGCGTTATTATGCGCTGGTCCATTTAA